A stretch of Myxococcus hansupus DNA encodes these proteins:
- a CDS encoding DUF4178 domain-containing protein, with the protein MTQGKCPSCGAMVQFTAGSAQVVVCDHCQTVVARKGLDFESHGKIGSIVPTDSPLQLRAQGRFQKTAYTIVGHLQKDHGEGPWDEWYVEFEDGRTAWISESEGVFHLMFDMGTEDGVSLDDMHPGERLHLRDRAWIIEERGHGRVTAAEGQLPNDLDPTQDAWYVDATGPKGAFVTLDFGTRGHTPEVFMGEALKLGQLGISAGQLRPRVRKVELQQARCTECNGNLELRAPDKTLRVVCPYCGAMLGVRQGKLSFLRLLEKPARPLLIPLGTKGKLDGTEWICIGFLERSCTVEGIRYPWEEYLLYNASRGFTWLMNSNGHWVFLTPLPAGEVSLVPEVSAFFNGRRYKCFQTVTAVTDLVLGEFYWTVKVGERAQAAEYVAAPYSVSVDSTDDEVTYTHGEYLAPEVVQESFRLKEPLPRPDGVAPSQPNPFHGGLRSSLMWMGIWMVALFALSALITARASNTVVLDQVVTVPHTANSGTPTAMNFSEPFELTKRGNMKVEVQAPVLNDWLGIQGDLVNQDTNEVVSFYEELSYYRGTTDGESWSEGSTGGSTYLSPLPAGKYVLRTTASFTPEPGRPRDRSFTVKLTHDAPQGTWFCFALGLMVLGPLVSVFRSHSFETRRWAESNV; encoded by the coding sequence GTGACGCAGGGGAAGTGTCCATCGTGCGGCGCGATGGTGCAGTTCACCGCCGGTTCGGCGCAGGTGGTGGTGTGCGACCACTGCCAGACGGTGGTGGCCCGCAAGGGGCTGGACTTCGAGTCTCACGGGAAGATTGGCAGCATCGTCCCCACCGACTCTCCGCTCCAGCTCCGGGCGCAGGGCCGCTTCCAGAAGACGGCGTACACCATCGTCGGGCACCTGCAGAAGGACCACGGCGAGGGCCCCTGGGACGAGTGGTACGTGGAGTTCGAGGACGGCCGCACCGCGTGGATCAGCGAGTCCGAGGGCGTCTTCCACCTCATGTTCGACATGGGGACCGAGGACGGCGTGTCCTTGGATGACATGCACCCCGGTGAGCGCCTGCACCTGAGGGATCGCGCCTGGATTATCGAAGAGCGGGGCCACGGCCGGGTGACGGCCGCCGAGGGCCAGCTCCCGAACGACTTGGACCCCACGCAGGACGCCTGGTACGTGGACGCCACGGGCCCCAAGGGCGCCTTCGTCACGCTCGACTTCGGCACGCGAGGGCACACCCCCGAGGTCTTCATGGGGGAGGCGCTGAAGCTGGGGCAGCTCGGCATCTCGGCCGGGCAGCTTCGGCCCCGCGTGCGCAAGGTGGAGCTGCAGCAGGCGCGCTGCACGGAGTGCAACGGCAACCTGGAGCTGCGCGCGCCGGACAAGACGCTGCGCGTGGTGTGTCCCTACTGCGGCGCCATGCTCGGTGTGCGCCAGGGGAAGCTGTCCTTCCTCCGGCTGCTGGAGAAGCCGGCCCGCCCGCTCCTGATTCCGCTGGGCACCAAGGGCAAGCTGGACGGCACGGAGTGGATTTGCATCGGCTTCCTGGAGCGCTCGTGCACCGTGGAGGGGATTCGTTATCCCTGGGAGGAGTACCTCCTCTACAACGCGTCGCGCGGCTTCACCTGGCTGATGAACTCCAATGGCCACTGGGTGTTCCTCACGCCGCTGCCCGCGGGTGAGGTGTCCCTGGTCCCGGAGGTCTCCGCCTTCTTCAACGGCCGCCGCTACAAGTGCTTCCAGACCGTCACCGCCGTCACGGACCTGGTCCTGGGCGAGTTCTACTGGACGGTGAAGGTGGGCGAGCGGGCCCAGGCGGCGGAGTATGTCGCGGCGCCGTACTCGGTGAGCGTGGACTCCACGGACGACGAGGTGACGTACACCCACGGCGAGTACCTGGCGCCGGAGGTGGTGCAGGAGTCCTTCAGGTTGAAGGAACCCCTGCCCAGGCCGGACGGCGTCGCGCCCAGCCAGCCCAATCCCTTCCATGGGGGCCTGCGGTCCTCGCTCATGTGGATGGGCATCTGGATGGTGGCGCTGTTCGCGCTGTCCGCCCTCATCACCGCGCGGGCTTCGAACACCGTGGTGCTGGACCAGGTGGTGACGGTGCCCCACACGGCGAACTCGGGCACGCCCACGGCGATGAACTTCAGCGAGCCCTTCGAGTTGACCAAGCGCGGCAACATGAAGGTGGAGGTCCAGGCGCCGGTCCTCAACGATTGGCTGGGCATCCAGGGCGACCTGGTGAACCAGGACACGAACGAGGTGGTGAGCTTCTACGAGGAGCTGAGCTACTACCGGGGGACGACGGACGGTGAGTCCTGGTCCGAGGGCAGCACGGGCGGCAGCACCTACCTGTCGCCGTTGCCCGCCGGGAAGTACGTGCTGCGCACGACGGCCTCGTTCACCCCCGAGCCGGGCAGACCCAGGGACCGCAGCTTCACGGTGAAGCTTACGCACGACGCGCCCCAGGGCACCTGGTTCTGCTTCGCGCTGGGGCTGATGGTGCTGGGGCCCCTCGTGTCGGTGTTCCGTTCGCACAGCTTCGAGACGCGGCGCTGGGCGGAGAGCAACGTCTAG
- the speD gene encoding S-adenosylmethionine decarboxylase has product MGRTCEWARDKKSEDGRIPKLTTGQEWLVDASGCVPGSLKDAAALAALFEELIVVLDLKVVGQPQWHVFPEPGGITGLTLLAESHLGIHTFPEHGFAALNVYCCRPRERPDFEALLARHLGAAACVVRELKRGVTA; this is encoded by the coding sequence TTGGGCCGTACGTGCGAGTGGGCCCGTGATAAGAAGTCCGAGGACGGGAGGATTCCGAAGCTGACCACCGGACAGGAATGGCTGGTTGACGCCAGCGGCTGCGTGCCTGGCAGCCTCAAGGACGCGGCGGCGCTGGCGGCGCTCTTCGAGGAGCTCATCGTCGTGCTGGACCTGAAGGTCGTGGGTCAGCCGCAGTGGCACGTGTTCCCGGAGCCCGGTGGCATCACGGGCCTGACGCTGCTGGCCGAAAGCCACCTGGGAATCCACACGTTCCCGGAGCACGGCTTCGCCGCGCTCAACGTGTACTGCTGCCGCCCGCGCGAGCGCCCGGACTTCGAGGCGTTGTTGGCGCGCCACCTGGGCGCGGCGGCGTGTGTGGTGCGTGAGCTGAAGCGGGGGGTGACGGCGTGA
- a CDS encoding peptidylprolyl isomerase has product MTTQDESQGGRNNARSLAELHALGIMKKMPAALQLDSTEPVDLPTVTAPSLDGVSVVQVAPAPLTEQDLVERFDALRRKHADSRERQPGEEVALEDEVLLDVLGYANERLIPYSAKENWWTRVAADPVVPGFFEALVGAKVGQSFVIELTLPEHYPVEALRGQSARFLLEVRAARELKVLDDDAPELLSRLGMGSTTDIMRKLGDELAQERLAEADRLTQERVMDVLVERTPVELSAALLDEEIRRRWADSERPLLLRKDFQQDELQDALEGWQADPLTRMDAAYRITLALALRAIAERDGIQPDRAATEAMLTDLADFTGVSREEMGRSVKEDAALAQRLFEMALRTSIIDHVMKQVTLTPAAA; this is encoded by the coding sequence ATGACGACCCAAGACGAATCGCAGGGCGGCCGTAACAACGCGCGTTCGCTGGCTGAGCTTCACGCGCTGGGCATCATGAAGAAGATGCCGGCGGCGTTGCAGCTCGACAGCACCGAGCCCGTCGACCTTCCCACCGTCACCGCCCCCTCGTTGGATGGCGTCTCGGTGGTTCAGGTGGCGCCGGCGCCGCTGACCGAGCAGGACCTCGTGGAGCGCTTCGATGCGCTTCGCCGCAAGCACGCCGACAGCCGTGAGCGTCAGCCCGGCGAGGAGGTGGCGCTGGAGGACGAGGTGCTCCTGGACGTCCTCGGCTATGCCAACGAGCGGCTGATTCCCTATTCCGCCAAGGAGAACTGGTGGACGCGCGTCGCCGCGGACCCGGTGGTGCCCGGCTTCTTCGAGGCGCTGGTGGGCGCGAAGGTGGGCCAGTCCTTCGTCATCGAGCTGACGTTGCCGGAGCACTACCCCGTGGAGGCGCTGCGGGGACAGTCCGCGCGCTTCCTGCTGGAGGTGAGGGCGGCGCGTGAGCTGAAGGTGCTGGACGACGACGCCCCGGAGCTGCTGTCGCGGCTGGGCATGGGGTCCACCACGGACATCATGCGCAAGCTGGGGGACGAGCTGGCCCAGGAGCGGCTCGCCGAAGCAGACCGGCTGACGCAGGAGCGCGTGATGGACGTGCTGGTGGAGCGCACGCCGGTGGAGCTGTCCGCGGCGCTGTTGGACGAGGAGATTCGCCGGCGCTGGGCGGACTCCGAGCGGCCCCTCCTCCTGCGCAAGGACTTCCAGCAGGACGAACTCCAGGACGCGCTGGAAGGCTGGCAGGCGGATCCGCTCACGCGCATGGACGCCGCGTATCGCATCACTTTGGCGCTGGCCCTGCGCGCCATCGCGGAGCGCGACGGCATCCAGCCGGACCGCGCTGCCACGGAGGCCATGCTGACGGACCTGGCGGACTTCACCGGCGTCTCCCGGGAGGAGATGGGGCGCTCGGTGAAGGAAGACGCCGCGTTGGCCCAGCGCCTGTTCGAGATGGCGCTGCGCACCTCCATCATCGACCACGTGATGAAGCAGGTGACGCTGACCCCCGCCGCGGCGTGA
- a CDS encoding peptidylprolyl isomerase — MWTRILTTALLCLSLTACKDSDKKESTGGTPPPAAPAAKPTPPPAAPAAAPPAEAASGEWTQKVQAGQDVYATLQTNQGPIVVHLFSKDAPKTVANFVGLATGEKAWTDPKTGQRVEGKPLYDGVIFHRVIPGFMIQGGDPTGTGRGDPGYRFEDEFQSGRTFNKKGLLAMANAGPGTNGSQFFITTSTPDYLNNRHTIFGEVVSGYDVVEKISNVQRDGRDKPVEPVVIQKIAMSDQAPAGVGK, encoded by the coding sequence ATGTGGACCCGAATCCTGACGACTGCCCTCCTCTGCCTTTCCCTCACCGCCTGCAAGGACTCCGATAAAAAGGAGTCCACGGGCGGTACGCCGCCTCCCGCGGCGCCCGCGGCGAAGCCCACGCCGCCTCCCGCCGCCCCGGCCGCGGCGCCCCCGGCCGAAGCCGCCTCGGGCGAATGGACCCAGAAGGTCCAGGCGGGCCAGGACGTCTACGCCACCCTGCAGACGAACCAGGGCCCCATCGTCGTTCACCTCTTCTCCAAGGATGCGCCCAAGACGGTGGCCAACTTCGTGGGTCTGGCCACGGGCGAGAAGGCCTGGACCGACCCGAAGACGGGTCAGCGCGTCGAAGGTAAGCCCCTGTACGACGGTGTCATCTTCCACCGCGTGATTCCCGGCTTCATGATTCAGGGCGGCGACCCCACGGGCACCGGCCGTGGCGACCCGGGCTACCGCTTCGAGGACGAGTTCCAGAGCGGCCGGACCTTCAACAAGAAGGGCCTGCTGGCCATGGCGAACGCCGGCCCGGGCACCAACGGCAGCCAGTTCTTCATCACCACCTCCACGCCGGACTACCTCAACAACCGCCACACCATCTTTGGTGAAGTGGTGTCCGGCTACGACGTGGTGGAGAAGATCTCCAACGTGCAGCGCGACGGGCGCGACAAGCCCGTGGAGCCGGTGGTCATCCAGAAGATCGCGATGAGCGACCAGGCCCCGGCCGGCGTGGGAAAGTAA
- a CDS encoding alpha/beta hydrolase, protein MDRTLRHLTTRLGELDCHIVDALPEGATPDLVVILSHGLGAPATDLVPMGPELMALQPVLAQRVRFVFPGAPLAYAYGGRAWFPLPDAVMRGEQRDWEAFARDVPPGMPAARRALMSVVDAVSASMKLPYGRIVLGGFSQGGMMSTDVALRLDEPIAGLAILSGTLTSEPEWRKRAEGRKGLPVFQAHGRMDPLLPLPTAERLRDMFVASGLTVDFHAYDMPHAIVSEELEALAAFLAARVKEP, encoded by the coding sequence ATGGACCGCACGCTGCGCCACCTGACCACCCGGCTGGGAGAGCTGGACTGCCACATCGTCGACGCGCTGCCCGAAGGCGCGACGCCGGACCTGGTGGTCATCCTGTCCCATGGCCTGGGCGCGCCCGCCACCGACCTCGTGCCCATGGGGCCGGAGTTGATGGCGCTGCAGCCCGTGCTGGCGCAGCGCGTGCGGTTCGTCTTCCCGGGCGCCCCCCTGGCGTATGCCTACGGCGGTCGCGCCTGGTTCCCCCTGCCCGACGCGGTGATGCGAGGGGAGCAGCGCGACTGGGAGGCCTTCGCTCGCGACGTGCCGCCGGGCATGCCCGCTGCGCGACGGGCCCTGATGAGCGTGGTGGACGCGGTCAGCGCCAGCATGAAGCTGCCCTACGGACGCATCGTCCTGGGCGGCTTCAGCCAGGGCGGCATGATGTCGACGGACGTCGCCCTGCGGCTCGACGAGCCCATCGCGGGCCTGGCCATCCTCTCCGGCACCCTGACGTCGGAGCCGGAGTGGCGCAAGCGCGCCGAGGGCCGCAAGGGCCTGCCGGTGTTCCAGGCACACGGCCGCATGGACCCGCTGCTGCCCCTGCCCACCGCGGAGCGGCTGCGCGACATGTTCGTGGCGTCAGGCCTCACGGTGGACTTCCACGCCTACGACATGCCGCATGCCATCGTCAGCGAGGAGCTGGAGGCCCTGGCCGCCTTCCTCGCCGCGCGCGTGAAGGAGCCCTGA